The window CCCGCAAATGGTCCGCAGAAAAGCCCCATCTGTACACGCTGGTCTTGACCCTGAAGGATGCTGAGGGTCAGGTGCTGGAGGTAATCCCGTCTCGTGTCGGCTTCCGCAGCGTCGAAATCAAAGGTGGGCAGCTGCTGGTCAATGGCAAGCCCATCTACATCAAAGGCGTGAACCGGCACGAGCATGACCCCGACACCGGCCACTATGTGACCTTCGAGTCGATGGTGCGTGACATTCTGCTCATGAAGCGCTTCAACATTAACGCCGTGCGCACGTGCCACTATCCGGACGCCCCCGCGTGGTACGACCTCTGCGACTACTACGGCCTCTACGTCATCGATGAGGCCAATGTGGAATCACACGGCATGGGGTACGACCCGGAGCGGACGCTGGCAAACAAGCCGGAGTGGCGCGCGGCCCATCTGGACCGCATCACCCGCATGGTCGAACGCGACAAAAACCACCCTTCGGTCATCGTCTGGTCCTTGGGGAATGAGGCAGGCGACGGCACGACCTTCGAGGAGGCCAGCGATTGGATCCACCAGCGGGATCCTTCGCGGCCGGTGCACTATGAGCGCGCCGGTACGCGCCCTCACACCGACATCGTCTGCCCGATGTACCCGCCCTTGGAGCATCTGGTGCAGTACGGCAGCCAGGACCGCGACCGCCCGCTCATCATGTGCGAGTACGCCCACGCCATGGGCAACGCGGTCGGCAACCTGCAGGAATACTGGGAGGTCATCGAACGGTACCGCAATCTGCAAGGCGGCTGCATCTGGGACTGGGTGGATCAGGGTCTGCGTAAGTATGCCGTGAACGACAGGGGGGAGAAGGTCTGGTTCTGGGCTTATGGCGGCGACTTTGGCGATCAGCCCAACGACGGCAACTTTTGCTGCAACGGCCTGGTGCTGCCTGACCGGCGAACTACTCCAAAGCTGTGGGAGGTGAAGAAGGTCTACCAGAACATTGCCATTGAGCCGGTAGACCTCATGCGTGGTCTCGTGCGCGTGCGGAACAAGTTCTTCTTCACCGACCTGGCCGAATTTGTGGCCACTTGGGTGCTGACTGAGGACGGGAGCGAAATCCAGCGCGGCGTCCTTCCGCCGCTGGCCCTTGCCCCTGGGCAGAGCGCGGCGGTGCGCATCCCCTTCAAGAAGCCCCGCCTCTGTCCGGGCGCGGAATACCACCTCCGCATTGCCTTTCATCTGCGCGCTGCCACTTCCTGGGCTGAACAAGGGCACGAGGTCGCCTGGGAGCAATTCTTCATTCCCTTCCAGACCAAGCCGGCTCCGCGCGTGCAACTTCCGCCAGGGGAGGTACAGGTTGTCGACCAGGACGGTCTTGTCTCGCTGCACGGCAAGGACTTTGTTGCCAGTTTTTCTCGCGCCACCGGCGCATTGGCGTCACTGCGCTACCAAGGAATGGAGGTTTTGGCGCAGGGAGTCGAGGCGCCGGGCCCGCTACTCAATGCCTTTCGTGCGCCAACCGACAACGACAAGTACTTGCGCAAGCCCTGGCTTGCGGCCGGCTTGGACCGCCTTGTGCCGCAGCTCCAGGACTTTGCGGTGGAACGGGTGAGTAGGGGAGAGGTGCTGGTGCGCACCAGGATGGTCTGGACAGGAGCACCAGGCCGAGGGTTTACGCATCTCGCCACCTACCGCGTGCTGGCGAATGGCTGGATCGAGGTCGAAAACAACGTAGAGCCCTTTGGCGAGCTACCCATCCTACCGCGCTTGGGCGTCCGTTTGTTCGTCGACACCGCCTACGAGCGGATGGAGTGGCTCGGCAGGGGACCGCACGAGAACTATCCGGATCGCAAGACCAGCGCCGATGTGGGCCGCTATCGCAGCACAGTGACGGAGCAATACGAGCCGTACGTTCGCCCCCAGGAGACGGGCAACCACGAGGAAGTGCGCTGGCTGGCCCTGACCGATAGCACGGGCCACGGCCTGCTGGTGGTCTGCCCACAGCCTTTGGCCGCGTCTGCCCTGCACTTTACCGCTCATGACCTTGACAGGGCAGAACACATCCACGAGCTCCGCCCGCGGCCTGAGGTTGTGTTGTGCATAGACTACCAGCAGTGCGGCCTCGGCAACGCCAGTTGCGGCCCAGGGGTTCTCGACCAGTATGCGCTCAAGGCTGCGCCTGTTGCCTTCCGCTTCATCCTCCGGCCTTATGAACCGGGTATGGGGGACCTCGCGCAGGTGGCCAGGACGCGCTTGCCTTGATGCACGCGCAGAGCACTGACAGAGGCCTAATGGCCAGGGAACTCCGCGCAGTCGTCTTGGCCGCGGGCAGAGGGACCCGCATGAAATCCGACCTGCCGAAGGTGCTCCATCCGCTCCTCGGCCGACCCATGGTGCAGTACGTGATCGATGCTTGCCGCGCTGCAGGCGTGGAGAAGATCTACTTGGTGGTTGGCTACGGGGCAGAGAGGGTGCGGGAGGCTCTCGGCCCTGGGCTCTGCTATGTCACCCAGGAGCCGCAGCTCGGCACCGGGCATGCGCTGCTGCAGGTGAGCCCACTGCTGGCGGACTACGAAGGCGACCTTCTCGTGCTGGTCGGCGATAGCCCGCTGATTACCCCAGGCCTCCTTCAGAAGCTCGTGGGGCTTCACCAGAAGAGTGGGGCGGCGGCCACGTTCCTCACCGCGGTGTTCGATGAGCCGCCAGCCTATGGCAGGGTGTTGCGCGATGTGCAGGGGAGGGTGGTCCGCATTGTCGAGGAGGTCGACGCCCGGCCCGAGGTGGCGGCAGTCAAAGAGGTCATCACGTCCCATTACTGCTTTCGCGCCGAGGTGGTCCTGCCGCTTCTGGCGAAGATCGACAACCACAATGCCAAGGGCGAGTACTATCTCACCGACATTGTCGGCATCTTGCGCTCGGCAGGGTACCAGGTGGAGGCGCTGCCGGTGGATGATACGCGCCTGGTCTGGGCAGTGAACACGCCGGAGGAGCTGGCGGTGGCGGAGAGGCTTCTCAAAGAACTGCAAGCCGCGGTGCCCCTCGGCACGGAGGGAGATCGATGAGCGCCCGCTCGCTGGTGGTCTCTGCGCCGGGGCGGATCTGCCTTTTTGGCGAACATCAAGATTACTTGGGACTGCCAGTGATTGCCGCGGCCATCGACCGTCGCATCTGGATTAGCGGCCAGAGGAGGGAAGACGCCGATTTCAGCATCGACCTTCCGGACGTCGGCGACCACGAACGGTTTTCTCTTCCTGGGCCCGTGCCCTACAAGAAAAAGCGCGACTATTTGCGCAGCGGCCTCAACGTACTGCTCCGGAAAGGCCTGGCCCTGGAGAGAGGTTACTCATGTCGGGTACATGGGACCATCCCCATCAACTCCGGTACCTCGAGCTCGTCGGCGCTGGTGGTGGCCTGGGTGCTTTTCTTGCTGGCGGCAGCTCAGGATGAGCGCGCTGCAGACCCGATGTTTGTCGCCCGCTGCGCGCACGAGGCGGAGGTGGCGGAATTTCGCGAGCCCGGCGGCATGATGGATCACGTCACGGCGAGCTTCGGCGGTGTGCTGCATATCGAGTTTGCGCCGCAGGTGCGCGCGGAGAGCCTGCCGGCCCGGCTCGGAAGGTTTGTGCTCGGCGACTCGCACGAGCCAAAGGACACCACAGGCTTGTTGGCGCGCGTGCGGGGAGGCTCGGTGACTGCCATGGAAGCCCTGCACAGAGCCAATGCCGCCCTTTCCTACCATTCCGTCTCACTTGCCGATATCGACCGGCATGAGGGGATGCTCACCCCCGAGCAGACTCAGCTCCTGCGCGCCCGGATTGGCGTGCGCGATCTGACAGAACAGGCGCGCCTCTTGCTTCGGCAGAAAGAGATCGACCACCGCCGCCTGGGTGCGTTGCTCACCGCTCACCACCGGCAGCTTGGCGAAGGGCTGCGCATCTCCACGCCAAAGATCGAGCGCATGATCGCCGCCGCACTGGCCGCCGGAGCGTTTGGGGCGAAGATCAATGGCTCCGGGGGCGGTGGCTGCATGTTTGCCTACGCCCCAGAACACAGCGAAGAGGTGGCCGAGGCCATCACTGCCGCGGGTGGCACGCCCCACCTCATCTCGGTCGCCCAGGGAGCCAGGGTGGAGGAGCTGATCTTGTGAGGCACCACAACTGAGTGGAGAAGGAGAACTATGGCAAGACGAGTGGCATATGTCGTGTGGGCGGCTCTGCTTCTGTCCTGCGTTGCGGCCTGGGCAAGGGACGCCTCCGCAGGGGGGAGCATTGGGAAGGAAGACCGCATCGTCGTCTTGGAGAACAACTGCGTGGTCTGCTCATTGCGAGTGGAGAATGGGCAGCTCGTCGCCGAAACGTTGGCAGGGCAGCCTGGGTGGCTCAAGGCGTATGGGAGCTGCACCGTCCGCGTTGCCGCCGATGGTGACTTTGCCCTGGAACTTTTCTGGACAGATTGGTCAGCTCCGGGCAAGAAAGACAACGCCGACAACGAGTTGACCGTCGCGGCACGGGACCTGCAACTGTTGTCCGTGACGAGCGACGACCCTGCAAGTGGCAGCAAGCAGACGCATTTGCTGTTCCAGCACCGCCAAGCCTCCCTGCAGGTGATGCTCACCTATGAGCTGCCGGCAGACCGCCCGTACGTCAGGCGGCGTGTCGCAGTGTGTGACCCGAAACGCCACCGGCACTTTCTCCAGTCGGTATGGCCGCGCCGCGGCACTATCGAAGGGCCGCTGGCGCTTATGAAAAGCGGCGGTTTTGGACAGCCGGCCGCCGTACGCATCCAGGATGGCGCGGTGTTCTGGGGCGTGGAGTATCCTGCGGCCACGACCTTGTTGAATCCGGAGCCGACGGGCTCAGCTTTTCTGAGCTGCGGGCACGAGGCAGGGGAGGTGGTGGACAGCCTGTGGGTCGCGAGCGAGTGGGTGGTGACTGGTCTTTGCCCAACACCGCACGCCAAGCTCTGGTTCTCCCGGTACGTGGACGACATGCGCGTCGCGCCACTGCGCCCCTACCTGCTCTACAACTCCTGGTACGACGTGCGCGCCCCGGAGTACACCGAGCGGCCAGAGGATGTGATGAACGAAGCCAACGTGCTGCGCATCATCAAGGACTTTCAGCGCGAGATGTGGCAGAAGCGGGGCATCCGCCTGGACGCCTTCGTGCTGGACGATGGCTGGGACGTGTACAAGAGCGACTGGGTGTTGCGCCCGCAGGAGTTTCCCCGTGGTCTACGACCTTTGAGCCAAGCCCTGGATACGATGGGCACGCAGCTGGGCATCTGGCTGGGGCCCATCGGCGGCTATTCGCACAGAGAGTGGCGCGTCGGCTGGATGAAAGAGCAGGGCTACGAGACCGTGGGCGACCAGATGTGCATCGCCGGCTCAAAGTACCACGCTTTGCTGAAAAAACGGGTGGTGGATTTCGTCAAAGAGCAGGGCGTGGGCTACTTCAAGTGGGATGGCATCCAGTTCTCCTGCAGTGAGCCGGGGCATGGGCATCCCCTGGGCGTGTATTCGCGGCGCGCCGTCATGCAGGCGGTGATTGACCTTTGCCAGTCGGTGCGCGCTGCCCGTCCAGACGTCTTTCTCAACATCACCTCCGGCACTTGGCTCAGCCCCTGGTGGCTCAAGTACGCCAACACCATCTGGATGCAAGGCGCTGATTATGGCTATGCCGATGTGCCTTCCATCAGCCGCCGCGATGCCGCCATGACCTATCGTGACCATGTCCTGTTCGAGGACTATGGCATCAACGACTTTTGGTTCCCCATTGCCAACCTGATGACCCATGGCATCATCAAGGGAAATCTGCAGAAACTTGGGGGTGAGGAGGAGCCGCTGGACAAGTTCACCAACAACGCCCTCCTCTACTTTGCCCGAGGGGTGACGATGTGGGAGCTGTACATTTCGCCTAACCTTCTCAGTGAAGGCGAATGGGAGGCCCTGGCCAAATCCATCGCCTGGGCGCGCGACCGCTTTGACCTGCTGACGCACACGGCCATGATCGGCGGCCACCCAGGCAAGCGCGAGCCCTACGGCTATGTGCACTTTGTCGGCAAGCGTGGCATCGTTGCGGTGCGCAACCCGTTCATCGAGCCAAAGGAGATCGCCATCCCACTCGACCCTGGATTGGGCCTAGACGACAAGGCAGCGTCGCTGGTGGTGGAGCGCGTCTACCCCACGCGCTACCTCTTGCCGCAGCTCTACGCCGCCGGCGCCGAAGTGTCGGTGCCTCTCCAGGGATACGAGACGGCGATTTTTGAAATCTACCCGCTCGCCGAAGCGCCCGAGCCGCTGCTCGCCGGAGTGACGTTCGAAGAAGTGGAGACGGCGTCCGGCTTCCGCCATTTGCGCCTGCTTGGTGAGGCACAACAGCCGCGCCTGTTGAACCCCGAGCTGGTGGCACCGGAATCGCTGGCAGAGGTTCTCGGCCAGGTTGCTGCCCTTTCCACTTCCGGGGGCCAGGAGAATCTTCCTGTCGGCCAGGTGAGCACAAGAGGCGGCAGAGGTGAGCTGGAGGTGGCCGTCCAGATTCCCAAAGGGCTGGCAAAAGCGGAGCTGGCCGTCCTCTTTGAAGGTGAGCCCAAGGTGGAACAGAGCCAGGCCTCTTTGCGCGTAAGCGCAGACGGCCGGGAGGTTGAGCCATCCACCGAAGGAGATCTGCGCAACTGGCTGTGGGCGAAGCTAAAGTTGCCCGAAGGTGACCACAAGGTGACCTTCCGGGTGGTCGGTGGCGAGACGAAATGGCGAGGGACTGCTGCGGCGTGGCTGGTCTGTTGGGTGCGCCCCCCGACGCGGGAATTGGCTATACCGTTGAAACAGCCGCGCGATGTGCAACGTTTGCTCCCCCCGCGCCCCTGGCCCTCAGGAGTGGTCGAACGGGTGGTGAAGGTGGGCGAAGTCAAGCTTCCATGAGAGACCCGGCGCCGCCAGTGGGTCAAGACGGGCATTCCCAAGAGGCC is drawn from Calditrichota bacterium and contains these coding sequences:
- a CDS encoding DUF4981 domain-containing protein, translating into MRLTAFSFLPVIVHVALTVSVVGAAWTLQDSHWEDPSVFGINKEPPHATGVPFATQEQALSSSRGSSPLVLSLNGLWQFHWVRRPEDRPRDFYRPDFDASAWDSIPVPSNWQMHGYDIPIYTNVRYPFPANPPHIPHDFNPVGSYRRTFALPENWAGRQVFVVFDGVESAFYLWVNGVLVGYSQDSRTPAEFNITGFLKPGENLLAVEVYRWSDGSYLEDQDFWRLSGIFRDVYLVARPMVYVRDFFVRTELDAAYRDATLRVTAKVRNNGPAGVKKPTLEAVLLDGIEPGAPVLAKMTASTPYLESGAESTMLLRAELANPRKWSAEKPHLYTLVLTLKDAEGQVLEVIPSRVGFRSVEIKGGQLLVNGKPIYIKGVNRHEHDPDTGHYVTFESMVRDILLMKRFNINAVRTCHYPDAPAWYDLCDYYGLYVIDEANVESHGMGYDPERTLANKPEWRAAHLDRITRMVERDKNHPSVIVWSLGNEAGDGTTFEEASDWIHQRDPSRPVHYERAGTRPHTDIVCPMYPPLEHLVQYGSQDRDRPLIMCEYAHAMGNAVGNLQEYWEVIERYRNLQGGCIWDWVDQGLRKYAVNDRGEKVWFWAYGGDFGDQPNDGNFCCNGLVLPDRRTTPKLWEVKKVYQNIAIEPVDLMRGLVRVRNKFFFTDLAEFVATWVLTEDGSEIQRGVLPPLALAPGQSAAVRIPFKKPRLCPGAEYHLRIAFHLRAATSWAEQGHEVAWEQFFIPFQTKPAPRVQLPPGEVQVVDQDGLVSLHGKDFVASFSRATGALASLRYQGMEVLAQGVEAPGPLLNAFRAPTDNDKYLRKPWLAAGLDRLVPQLQDFAVERVSRGEVLVRTRMVWTGAPGRGFTHLATYRVLANGWIEVENNVEPFGELPILPRLGVRLFVDTAYERMEWLGRGPHENYPDRKTSADVGRYRSTVTEQYEPYVRPQETGNHEEVRWLALTDSTGHGLLVVCPQPLAASALHFTAHDLDRAEHIHELRPRPEVVLCIDYQQCGLGNASCGPGVLDQYALKAAPVAFRFILRPYEPGMGDLAQVARTRLP
- a CDS encoding NTP transferase domain-containing protein, which gives rise to MKSDLPKVLHPLLGRPMVQYVIDACRAAGVEKIYLVVGYGAERVREALGPGLCYVTQEPQLGTGHALLQVSPLLADYEGDLLVLVGDSPLITPGLLQKLVGLHQKSGAAATFLTAVFDEPPAYGRVLRDVQGRVVRIVEEVDARPEVAAVKEVITSHYCFRAEVVLPLLAKIDNHNAKGEYYLTDIVGILRSAGYQVEALPVDDTRLVWAVNTPEELAVAERLLKELQAAVPLGTEGDR
- a CDS encoding GHMP kinase, with amino-acid sequence MSARSLVVSAPGRICLFGEHQDYLGLPVIAAAIDRRIWISGQRREDADFSIDLPDVGDHERFSLPGPVPYKKKRDYLRSGLNVLLRKGLALERGYSCRVHGTIPINSGTSSSSALVVAWVLFLLAAAQDERAADPMFVARCAHEAEVAEFREPGGMMDHVTASFGGVLHIEFAPQVRAESLPARLGRFVLGDSHEPKDTTGLLARVRGGSVTAMEALHRANAALSYHSVSLADIDRHEGMLTPEQTQLLRARIGVRDLTEQARLLLRQKEIDHRRLGALLTAHHRQLGEGLRISTPKIERMIAAALAAGAFGAKINGSGGGGCMFAYAPEHSEEVAEAITAAGGTPHLISVAQGARVEELIL
- a CDS encoding alpha-galactosidase → MARRVAYVVWAALLLSCVAAWARDASAGGSIGKEDRIVVLENNCVVCSLRVENGQLVAETLAGQPGWLKAYGSCTVRVAADGDFALELFWTDWSAPGKKDNADNELTVAARDLQLLSVTSDDPASGSKQTHLLFQHRQASLQVMLTYELPADRPYVRRRVAVCDPKRHRHFLQSVWPRRGTIEGPLALMKSGGFGQPAAVRIQDGAVFWGVEYPAATTLLNPEPTGSAFLSCGHEAGEVVDSLWVASEWVVTGLCPTPHAKLWFSRYVDDMRVAPLRPYLLYNSWYDVRAPEYTERPEDVMNEANVLRIIKDFQREMWQKRGIRLDAFVLDDGWDVYKSDWVLRPQEFPRGLRPLSQALDTMGTQLGIWLGPIGGYSHREWRVGWMKEQGYETVGDQMCIAGSKYHALLKKRVVDFVKEQGVGYFKWDGIQFSCSEPGHGHPLGVYSRRAVMQAVIDLCQSVRAARPDVFLNITSGTWLSPWWLKYANTIWMQGADYGYADVPSISRRDAAMTYRDHVLFEDYGINDFWFPIANLMTHGIIKGNLQKLGGEEEPLDKFTNNALLYFARGVTMWELYISPNLLSEGEWEALAKSIAWARDRFDLLTHTAMIGGHPGKREPYGYVHFVGKRGIVAVRNPFIEPKEIAIPLDPGLGLDDKAASLVVERVYPTRYLLPQLYAAGAEVSVPLQGYETAIFEIYPLAEAPEPLLAGVTFEEVETASGFRHLRLLGEAQQPRLLNPELVAPESLAEVLGQVAALSTSGGQENLPVGQVSTRGGRGELEVAVQIPKGLAKAELAVLFEGEPKVEQSQASLRVSADGREVEPSTEGDLRNWLWAKLKLPEGDHKVTFRVVGGETKWRGTAAAWLVCWVRPPTRELAIPLKQPRDVQRLLPPRPWPSGVVERVVKVGEVKLP